The Musa acuminata AAA Group cultivar baxijiao chromosome BXJ2-2, Cavendish_Baxijiao_AAA, whole genome shotgun sequence genome contains the following window.
attcctcaTTTTTCTTAGAGGACGATATCAAACAAGTGATGACCAAGGTCAGACAATGTTGAGTTGCGTCGACAATATGCAAGATTGTGtggaagaaaacaaataaaacaaaatcaataatgataaataataaaataatttttttaaaatattaccaATAATAAAAACAAGGTTGTAAATACTAAGCTTTGAAAGACAACATAGGAAAAATGTGAATGATACATGCATATTTATCAAAATCAAATCAAACAACAATGCTATCAAGCCTTGGGTCATTAAATCACCAGTCGAATAAGTGGGTCAACTGAttagattttaaaatatattataatatataaaaatattttaaaaaatatataataaaagtctaaaatattaaaattaataaataataaataatcatatatgaaTGGAAGTATAAATTCAATCATACATAatatataaaaatgataatattaactaatactataaatatattttttataacacctaacaatatcaaaaaaataattacatcaaactaatccaaaaataaatattatttatataaataaaaattttattttatatgattATCATGACTTAAATAGTATATGCATGTGAATTTCTCAAATATCAAAATGAATTGTTTTTAAGTCATCAAAATATCATTCCATAATTCTACCTTGATCTCGATTCATATCCAAAATTTTAAACTTATGCAATATCTATTTTATGATTAACAAATTGATTTTTTGATTCATTAATTTTGTTGTTTTAATCAAGTAACTTATGATACTTAAACCCAACTTAACAAAAAAAatccattatatttaataaataaacttAGGAGTATTATATTTAATGGATAAAAGGATAATTAATCTTCGTATAATCAAAgaatattgatagtgaaagtcatTAATTTTGATGGAGAAGGAATTAGGAGTAAACGAGGTcatgacaatcgaaccactataaaaaagaGCACTCCttgttttattatttattcttattGTTCACTAATTTAATTGATCGTTACACTCTATTTATTTTTCAGGTCAAAATGCATACATACATATCCgatgggagactgagctctaacTTGTTAGATTCTCTCTAGCATAAGAAAAGTAATCACCTTGTGATCTAAACATGCTTTAGAAATCGTGCCAAGATGATCCCTTTAACTACTAAATCTTGCATTAAACGTTATTATGGGATGCAGCAGCGGAGGGAACACAAAGACGATGTTTAATGGTATCGGATCGGATCCGACTATAACCTACATAATAAATGCCCGACAAGGACTTCCGGGTCCGGATCCTTCGGTTAAGGGTTTGGGTCGTTCAAATCAAGCCCAACCCACGAGCAGGCTCTCCTCGCTCACCTGCGGCGGACGGGATGTCTCCAGTTCTCAGTCACGTGAGGAGGCAATCGATCCTGCCGATGGGGGTTTGCGGGGGCCGGAAGCGCCCTTTCTTCTTCCTCGTCCTCCCTCTAATCCTCTTCCTCCCTTTGATTCTCTCAGGTCCGTTTCCCCTCATCAATCCCCTCTCGCTCTTTCTAATTCCTTGTACTCTGATACATGTCCCGTCGTCTGTTGCTCCCAGTGTCAAAATTGCATGAGAGTTCTTCGATCCAACAAGAGCCGAAGCGAACTCGCCCCAATAAATCAGATCACCTCGTCCTCGGACCCGCTGCCGGTCAGGGGTTGCCCGATCGCCTCCAATGCCAAGGTATATCTTCTAATCCTTTCTTTCGACCTTTTTTATGTGAAAAacagcttcttctttttttaaaagTTTACATCAATTGATATGTTTGAACCTTTTAGCTGTTTACGTCAAATTCGATGACGGTGGAAATTCTGTCATTGTTGTTGGAATGTTTGTCGAACAAGGAGTACGTGCTTTGAATTTAGGGTTGAAGTAAGACCATGGGCCATGGAATTATGTTGGTAATCCTTGCTTTGGTCATGCTTCTTGATTTTGAGTTTGTTCTCGTGAACTTTACATGAAATGAAACGTCCAGTCAGCCACGTTAGATTAAGAGATTTAGTCTTTTAACGGAAAGAGATAGGAAAAATGCTCCTGTCTTGTTGTCCCATTGAATTTGTATCCCCACATCTTTTAGTAGATGACTTACGGTATCATACAATACTGTGCCGCCACTTTTTTGCGTATGTAagtaattacatatgtcaatagCCAATGCCAGTAGTTCTTCCATTTCAAGCAAATCTGCTGAACCCTTGTTGATCACCAGAAGTTGGGGACTGCACTGTATGTtctgataaattttatatattaaaattttctagTAACAAAAACAGTTATGAACTAAAATGTTACTTAACCTTCACTACGACCTACTTATGGCTCAAGTTCTGAGTTTTAAGAAATGAGAATTGCTGGCTGATAATTTCTGaagtttaaatttaaaatatttttcattctgTTATCTTGTCTCTTATATAGTAGCAATAGTTCCTATATCTACCATCTACTAAAATGTGTATACCGTTGGCAGATTTCTGGATGATTGTGCCTTCTGTTGATTTTGCAACTAAACTTAATGCAATCAATTATGTCTCTGTGAGCTTCCTCATCATGTGTCTCCTGTTACAGGCCTCAAAGCTGTCAATAAGGTCCATTCTTCAATCTCACATGAGGACATTCAAATTGGTGACAGCATTTCATTTGTCACAGTTTACACAATTTACAACAGCTCGCGTGGATCAGACTCTGCAAGGGCGGATAGTAAATTATCTGATATGGTAATTGTTGGAAACAATTCCTACAGCAAAGCTGAAAGGTCCATGGCCATTCTTATTGCTTTCATAGACTTCATACAGGTAATTACATGTATAAACACTAAATTACATGCTCCTGATTAATTATGTTTAcacataaaaaatatgatattgttCTTTAAAATGTACATTTTACATACACCAACACACAAGCATGTTTAGGAGATTTCTGTAAGGGACACTGATTTTAAGTTTAATCATATATGTAATGGCCACTTTAGAAGTGTGCTATTATCCGATTTTGCATATCCAATGGGGTTATAAACTGTGGATTATGTGCTAATGTTATTCAACTTAGTTACATTCATTTGTTTCTAAATTCATGCACTAATGTTCTTTTGGTGTGCATATTGGTTGGAGAATTGTCTTTAAATTCCACATTTTCATCCagacaaaaactaatttatacaaGCTgatgtttttcatcaattttgccCTTATTTTCGATTGCTGAATTAAATAAATGTATAAGATGGTTGGTGTTTGTTTAACTTGATTTTTGTATGTAGAACTTTACAGGTGTCAATGCCAAGCAGCAGTGTAATCATATTGACTGATCCTGCTTCTGAGTTTGCAATAAGAAAAAGTAAAGCAACAACATTACCAATTCCTGGAGATTACTCACGTGGAAACTTGATGCTTCAGAGAATCAGGTCCTACATTGTAAGATCATGTTTAAATAGTATTTGAATAGCTTCAGTTTCTAAGGAATAATACATTTTCGATCCTGGTCTGTTCTTTTGTTCAGTATAATTCTGCCCATTTAGTTTGGCATATTCGAAATATGATGTTGTTccacattcatatcaaccatgttTCATGGGTAGTTGTACCATGCTCATGCTTTTTTGGAGTAGACTCTTTTACCATATTATTTTACATCACAAACCATTGCTGTCTAGCTGCTTGTTGGTTCTTTTACAAGATTGTTTTAACTTTATTACTGTGTATCTACTCTTCTTTTTAGGTTTTATGCCTCCAGCAATTCTTTGTGTAAATTAGCCAAATTATCCAATACTTTTACAAGATTCTGTTGAGTAAAAAATTGTAACCACAAGGATCAGCAGAAAATCACTATTTCAGAAAAAGTATATTGGCCAAGTCTATCGATATTATGATACTAATAATATCCAAAGTTAGTGCAAATCACATATTTGAAATAAAGAGTATTGAATATTGTGAGAGAGAATTCTACATATAGTTGCCCAGATGCAAAAATAAAGAAACAGAACCTAAAACAATGTTGGATTAAATCCCTAGTTTCACAGGGAGTTTGAAGAGAAAAAGACAAAAGAGTGATAGAAGAGTGGAAACACTTATTTTCCACCAGAAAAATGATGTctacaaaagaaagagaaaagtaaTGGGCTGAAAGGGAAACCATTTCCATGTACGATGCTCCATAACATTTATCAAAACATGACTCCAAAATCATATTACAAAAGTGCCTCTACAGTTTCCATGTGGCTGAAGCTAGTGAGGCCTTTATAATAATCTTAGTGATATATACCAGCAACAAAATATTTAAACATTTCCAATCTGTGTTGCATGTGCGAGTGGAGTGTTCAACTCCACATGTTATAGTTATATGATTTTGCAGCCTGTAAAGTTTATCTTAGCATAGTGTAGCACAATGTTTTTAGATCTATTAATTTCTTGTGCTACTGAAAGGTTGTTAATTTAAGTGAATCTTTTTTTCGTTATCTCGGACCATTGCAGGCATTCCTAGAAACAAGGCTTCAAGAGCAATCTAAGGGCCTCGGGAGTACTAGTCACTACATTTTCACTGATTCTGATATTGCAGTGGTAAATGACCTTGGGCATATATTTCAGAAAGATCCTAACTTTCACCTGGCCCTCACTTTTCGTAACAATAAAGACCAGCCTCTAAACTCAGGTTTCATTGCAGTAAGAGGCACtccagatggaatttataagttaGTTCACAGTCTcttttcatgattatgattttctGATTCAACAACTCGGCAAATAAGATACCAATTTTTGGCTGCAGGGCAAAGATCTTTTTAGAAGAAGTTGTGAACGTGTACAGCTTGAAATTTATGAAGGCCTCCCGCATGCTTGGTGATCAGTTAGCTCTTGCATGGGTAGTTAAGTCTCATCTTCCATTTGCTCTAAAGAAGTTTGGTAGGCATGAAAGCTTCTCTGCTGAGCTAAACGGAGTGTCAATTCTCTTTTTGCCTTGTGCTGTTTATAATTGGACCCCACCTGAAGGCGCTGGGCAGTTTCATGGCATGCCCTTGGATGTCCAGGTAAGCTTAAATTGTAGGTTTTTAAGTGAGATTCTCTGTCCCGTTGATTACCTATGAAACTTCTAATTGCTAAAATTTTGTCTGATTAACCATTTTGTAGTCGTTAGTTGATGGAATTAATTCCTTCTTGTTATCTTGTGTCTCTCTGTGATGAATATAATTATGCTTTCCTTGACCTCTGAGCTTAAACCTTAGTGCAAGGTATTCTATCCAAGGAGATACTATATTTGATTATTATGCGCTGTTATTCAGGTTGTCCATTTCAAGGGGTCGAGGAAGCGATTAATGTTGGAATCTTGGAGCTTCTATAACTCAACGTCCGATATGTCCGACATGCTTTGCCTCGTTCTAAAAAGCGGAAGGACAAAATACGACTTCTGAATTCAGGTTGGCTTCACACAATAATACTGTTGTCTGCTCAAGTTTTGTAAAATGAAGTACATCTCTTCTTCTCAAGTGCCTTCAATTTTGATCTGTCAATCTAaaggtttttatttctttttttcagaCAAGGTAGATCGATTGATTACTGAGCTGAAGAAAGATTGGTCACTGTGAACTGGTTTGAGATGCTGAAAACCTACAAAACATGAACCGAGGACATACTCGGTGAGATTTTCCAGTACATTAGAACACCACCAAGTTAGAAAAGAAATAATATGGTAATCAAAATGAGAGGAAGAGAGCTTTACTCTGTGCCGAGTCTCTTTTATATCGCCTTCGTACTGTACCAACTCGACGATGAAAAAAGAGATTTTTTGTATCTAGgttatttaagaaaatatttttgtttggAATTTGGTGATAAATGAGTTGGTTTAGGTTCAATAAAATTGGATTGAAGTGAGTCGTGTAATGTTATAGACACCACATGTAGTTGTATGGTTAGTGGGAGGGAACTCTAAAGATTGTTAAATGCAAATATGGACACGTCGTGAGAGATTTGATAATTCACTTAATATATACTGCCGACTATCGATGGTTATTTTTTGTACAAAATATCATGTAGAGTGTTCGAGTTACACACAGGGGTAAAGGACAAGTTTGAGGAGAATGTACCGACGAATGATAATATGATAAGATCTACAAATCAAAAAGGCAATTTCATGCTTTTACAGATGCAAATAATGCTATAATCTCGAGGAACATTTTCGCTAAAAGTGCTGCTGTTCATCATTTAATCGATGGCCAAAAAAAGGTTTCGTTTTTTCACATATTTTGGTACTTATCAAGTTAATTTTATTTCGTAAGGTAACTTCACGAGGATTAGCATTAATATATTATATCTATAAAATTACATGCAtacaattattattttatattcttaataTATTAGTACTATGAAAAAACATGTATAGGCTTCTTTTATTAAcacattcattttttttaaatttttaggatgatttttcagaagaaaaaaaatttattggctTTTTCCCTCAATTTCAATTTTTTTCATTTGGTGTTATCATTTTTCTCTAATACACTAAATATCCCCGTTATCGTTAATGCCTCTCTCTTTCATCTTGTCATGGTTCTCTTTATCTCGCTATTTTAATCTCATTGATTTTGTCTTGTAATATCTAGTTGCTTCTGTCTCGTCACTTTCGATCCCATTACTTTTATCCTGTCTGTCTCCTTCCTCTCTCTCACCTTTGACCTTTGACCTCTATCATTTTATTTATGCTACTTTCATCTCATTGTGATCGCGTCGTTATCTTCCTTCATCTTCaatgtttattattttaatttattattatttatgaccTCATTTTTTCGGAaccaatttattattatttattacctCATTTTTTCGGAACCGAAAAGAGACATTGACGACGATGAGAGACACTTAGGATATTAGAGGAAAATGAGATACTAAATGAGAAGATTAAAAATGGTgtgtcatttaaaaaaaaaaaacctttgataTTGACGATGATGTAAGACACTTATGATATTAGAGGAAAATAGGATACTAAATGAGAAGACTAAAAATGAGGTatcatttaaaaaagaaaacaaaagaaaggtttttttaaagaaaaatcatCCTAATTTTTATAACGTTAAATTTGTATGATAAAATCATTAGATAAAGCTAACTTGGAGAATATAATAAGCATTAAGGTATTATATCTATAAAAATACACGTACATACTTTagatattatctttttattttattaaatattatgaAAATACATGTATGGACTTTTTAAATtaatacatattattttttacaaATTTTTTTATAACATTAAAATTCTTTGATAAAAATCATTATATGTTTTTGGTTTTCCTTAAAGAggaaaaagttcaaaaaaataagaatcaaatAGGGGCCCACCGGACCATCAATCAATCATATCTTCTTCCTTATCGCCTAAACACTCTTCCCCTGCTCGGATCCTCCAAACCCCGCCCCACAATTTGTCGAAGGGCTTGCAGGGCGATGGCCGCGAACGCCATGGCGCACGCCGCGGTGGCGGTGAGGGCCTCGTGGGACACCAATCCCAGCCCCAAGTCTCCCGCCCTTAAGTCCGCCAAGCCCCTCCGCGTCCCGCCGTccacccctcctcctcctcccgcccAGTCCCTTTCGCCCGCCCGCACCTCGTCGAGGACTGCCGTCCTCGAGAAGGATTTTTCCCAGCTTCTCAACGCCAGTCGCCGCTCGACCAGCAAGAAAGGTGTGGAATTGACATGAAAAAATGTGTGCCTTTTTGTTGGCATGTCCATTCACTACGAGTTCTCTACATCCTTCTATTCTTGTCGTTATATGTACTAGCTTTCTTTTCTCGGTGTCATATCTCAGGATTGTTATTGATTATGTACTTCTAATTCTAAGAGATAGTTTATTGTCTTGGATAATATGTATTAACATATTGTAGCTTCttatgttagaaaaaaaaaatagaacattGATAATAGACAAAATAAGCTGTAATTTCTACTTTACATATGTGACACCTACATGAGCATGTTCTttcattgtttctttttctttggggggggggggattgAAATCGATGTCATTCACTATATAAAGCAGGAGTTACATTCCACTTCCTATTCTCTTTTCCCCCTTCTTTCTGATTAATAAATGCCAGTATTTATCATTTGCAAGTGGTGGCATTCCTGACACTTCATGTTTCTGTGATAGGAGGGAAATGAATTTGTTTAGGGACAGTTCTACATCATTTGTAAATAGTTGCATTCCTGACACTCCTTGTTTCTTTGGTAGTAGGGAAATCAATTTGTTTAGGGATTTTCGTTTTATATCATTTGCAAGTAGTTGCATTTGTGACACTCCTTGTTTCTCTGGTACAGGGAAATCAGACGAGCATTATCTGGGATATGAGACATGGTTGCCGGTTGCGCCTAAAGTGAATAAGCCACGTTCCATTTACAATGCAGCATCTTTGGCATACTTGGGAGATTGCATTTATGAGGTGGCACTAGAAACATTTTCATGCCTATAATAATAAAGTCGTTTATATGCTTCACATGTAGTTTAGACTGAAAGTGATATGTGTTGTTTATATTTTTGGCGATTGGATCCTAAATTTTTGCATTTTTGGCAAGTGCATGGGAACTTTTGACTTAGCTTCTTTTTATAGTTAACATGCAAATTATCAGTTAATATCTATCTTGTTTCTAACTTCATTGTTGAAAAACTTGCTTTCCCCGCTTGCCACCTTTTCATACTCTTGTTATCGTTTTTACTGCCATGAGAAAAGTGAATGAATATGTTGTACTCTACACAGGAGTTATTAGCCATAATGTTTCTACCAACTTCTTAAATcatttttcaagaatttttattcatgtaGCATAAACTTTTCTGACAAAAAGTCCACATGCATGTGATTATGTTTCCCAAGGAAAATAATAATTAGCAACTGCTTATAGTTCTGAATATACCAAACCAGATATTTAGATAATTGTCTTGTACCAAGCTTATCAGGGTCTTTATTTAGCTTGCTTCTTTGTAAAGTGATACTAACTGATGTCATATGTGACCTGGAATCTTTTTCTAGGAGActgaattttaatgtttttagctGCAACAGTTTTGAAGTTTCACTTCTCTCTTGTCAAATATGCAGCTGTATGCTCGAAGGCACTTTTTGTATCCACCTTTAAGTATCAACGAGTACAATGAACGGGTGATGAAAGTAGTGCGCTGTGAAGCACAGGTGTGCGCCTGACCATTTACTAGATTTTGTGTACATTGGTCACATGTATCTCTTTATTTGTCTCCTCTTAGTTTCATACCTGCTGTTCTTTTCATAATCTGTTAGAACTTTCCCTAGCATCATAAGTCGAGTTCAAACTAGTTATCTTAGTATCTTGTATGCTTTTCATGCTTTGGTGTAATATTTGCTAGGAAAAAACGTGCAATTCTCTTGAGCTAGTTATTTTTTCCACAATTTTGATTCACTGTTTTAAATATCTCTTTCTTtgagcataaatataattgatattTGCCAATCCATCCTGCCCAGCTGGATCCCTCTTAGTAAAATGAAATAATAGTCACTGACATAACAGACCATTGTAATGGGTTTGAGCCAAATGATTGTTGCAATGATTAAGAATTGCTGATTTTCAGTCCAGACACCTTATTGTTATTTGCAAGTTCAGACTGTGTTCAGTTTGACCATCAATAGCGATGATACCAATGATGGTCGTATTCCCATTTAATAGCCTTGTAATGGAAAGTAATGATAATAATGAGTTTTCTTTTCTGGACATATTTACAGGGATCCATCTCTGTCACAATCTTTATAGCATTTATGACATTCATATTACAATGATAGTGGTGACTAGTTTGAATTTTTCGTGAGAAATAAATAAGGAAACATCGCATTTTTCCCCGAAAGCTAGAATTgagcaaaaggagaagaaaaatacagaaagaaggaaaaggaaaacaacagacctgcctcaaaaactaatgccAGAAAAACTGCAAGCAGATTGCAGCCAAACTTAAAGATATTACTAACATGATTTGAGTGCGAGCAAGCACAATGACCTAATAATCAATTCCGTGACAAACAAAATGTCAGAGATGTCTCGTCTTCAAAAATTGTTGTATCGTCCAAGTAACCAATTCAATAGCATCACCACTATCACCAGTTGCACTTGGTAATGAGTTTGGTTACTGGAGTCTTTTTCTTGCATAGGTAGAGGATCACAGTGCAGTCCGGACTTAATTAATCCATGTATCTCTATTGGCCATTTTATGCATTGGTATCTCTATAAGCCATTTGAAATTTTTTTGCATCCTTCTTGTCAGGATTTATTGCTCAAGAAGCTTCTTGATGAGGATTACTTGACCGAAGAAGAAAGGTTAAAATTAGATTATCCATTTCTCTTCTTTTCGTTATTGTTCCCTTCTATATGAAATCTGCTTCGTTTTGTTAATATATTCTCGTCATTCAACTGAAAGTCTTACTCTCACATAatcattcatgatgaaatttagtgGATTTTATGAAAATCTGTTTCTTCTACTATGTTTCTTATTAC
Protein-coding sequences here:
- the LOC135585823 gene encoding uncharacterized protein LOC135585823 isoform X1, which encodes MSPVLSHVRRQSILPMGVCGGRKRPFFFLVLPLILFLPLILSVSKLHESSSIQQEPKRTRPNKSDHLVLGPAAGQGLPDRLQCQGLKAVNKVHSSISHEDIQIGDSISFVTVYTIYNSSRGSDSARADSKLSDMVIVGNNSYSKAERSMAILIAFIDFIQVSMPSSSVIILTDPASEFAIRKSKATTLPIPGDYSRGNLMLQRIRSYIAFLETRLQEQSKGLGSTSHYIFTDSDIAVVNDLGHIFQKDPNFHLALTFRNNKDQPLNSGFIAVRGTPDGIYKAKIFLEEVVNVYSLKFMKASRMLGDQLALAWVVKSHLPFALKKFGRHESFSAELNGVSILFLPCAVYNWTPPEGAGQFHGMPLDVQVVHFKGSRKRLMLESWSFYNSTSDMSDMLCLVLKSGRTKYDF
- the LOC135585823 gene encoding uncharacterized protein LOC135585823 isoform X2; the encoded protein is MRVLRSNKSRSELAPINQITSSSDPLPVRGCPIASNAKASKLSISSRGSDSARADSKLSDMVIVGNNSYSKAERSMAILIAFIDFIQVSMPSSSVIILTDPASEFAIRKSKATTLPIPGDYSRGNLMLQRIRSYIAFLETRLQEQSKGLGSTSHYIFTDSDIAVVNDLGHIFQKDPNFHLALTFRNNKDQPLNSGFIAVRGTPDGIYKAKIFLEEVVNVYSLKFMKASRMLGDQLALAWVVKSHLPFALKKFGRHESFSAELNGVSILFLPCAVYNWTPPEGAGQFHGMPLDVQVVHFKGSRKRLMLESWSFYNSTSDMSDMLCLVLKSGRTKYDF
- the LOC103976444 gene encoding uncharacterized protein LOC103976444; its protein translation is MAANAMAHAAVAVRASWDTNPSPKSPALKSAKPLRVPPSTPPPPPAQSLSPARTSSRTAVLEKDFSQLLNASRRSTSKKGKSDEHYLGYETWLPVAPKVNKPRSIYNAASLAYLGDCIYELYARRHFLYPPLSINEYNERVMKVVRCEAQDLLLKKLLDEDYLTEEERDILRWGKNIVSSKTRTRKRVGVAVYNRASSFETLVGYLYLTNVKRLEEIMFKLGFLTGASSELIAEELRMNLRKKSATAEAVHSE